GACACCGACGACGCGCATCGCGGGACTTTCGCGCGGGGAAGAGACGACGGAAAGATATGCGGATCACGCTGGTGCATCACACGCGGCTGCCGGTCGACGGGTACGGCGGCACCGAGCGCGTGGTGGTGGCCCTGGCCCGCGGCCTGGCGGAGGCCGGCCACGAGGTGAGCCTGCTCGCCCCGACCGGCACCCGGGTGCCGGAGGCCCGGGTGATCCCGCTCGACCCCGGCCGCTTCGGTGACCAGGGCTTCGACCTCACGCCGCACGTGCCGCCCGGCACCGACCTCCTCCACGCCTTCTACCCGCTGCGCAAGCCGCCCTCGCTGCCCTGGCTCTGGACCCTCGAGGGGACCACCAAGCCCGGCACCGTGCGCCCGCCGAACACCATCTACGTCAGCGCCGACCACGCGGCACGCCACCAGGCCAGCGCGTTCGTCTACAACGGCCTCGACCCCGCCGACTTCCAGTTCCGCCGCCAGAAGGGCGACTACGACCTCTTCCTCGGCCGCCTGCACCAGAGCAAGGGGTACCAGTGGGCCATCGCCGGGGCCAAGGCGGCGGAACGCAAGCTGGTGGTGGCGGGCGGCTGGCGGCCCTCGCTCTCGCGCTACGTCCGGTTCGTCGGGGAGGTGGGCGGCGCGGCCAAGGCAGCGTGGCTGGCGGGCGCCCGGCTGCTGTGGATGCCGGCCCAGTGGGACGAGCCGTTCGGGCTCACGCTCATCGAGGCGCTGCTCTCCGGCACGCCCGTGCTGGGCACCCGGCGCGGGGCGCTGCCCGAGATCCTGAGTCCCGAGGTG
The Gemmatimonadota bacterium DNA segment above includes these coding regions:
- a CDS encoding glycosyltransferase; the protein is MRITLVHHTRLPVDGYGGTERVVVALARGLAEAGHEVSLLAPTGTRVPEARVIPLDPGRFGDQGFDLTPHVPPGTDLLHAFYPLRKPPSLPWLWTLEGTTKPGTVRPPNTIYVSADHAARHQASAFVYNGLDPADFQFRRQKGDYDLFLGRLHQSKGYQWAIAGAKAAERKLVVAGGWRPSLSRYVRFVGEVGGAAKAAWLAGARLLWMPAQWDEPFGLTLIEALLSGTPVLGTRRGALPEILSPEVAECGDTVEELVARIGAAAAKDPEACRARAERYFTHRTMTAAYLRMYAGFLAGGVLPAGERTAAAGA